TGCAGAAATTCACTACGTATTGCTTGAAAATCCACCGGAGCTTGAAAATATATCCAAAAGCGTTATACAAAAAGTTTTGAGCTTGGGAGACTATAAAAAGATAATCCTTGATATTACGCACGCTTATAGGTTTGTGCCATACGTGGTGTTCCTTGACCTTATGATAATCAAAAAGCTAAAGGGTTTTGAGTTGGAAATATACTACGGCTTTTTGGAATTTACCTTAGAGGACGGCTCAAAACCGGTAAAACGGCTAAGCCATTTGGAAGAGTTGGTAAAACTAAATGAAGCCTTGAGCCTTTTTGAAAACGCAGGGGACTTTAGAAGATATTTTCAACTGGCGGGGGTTGATGAAAGCTTTGCACGCAAAACTTACTTTGAGGTAGAAATAAACAGGCCTGCCACAAAACCGTTAAGAAATCTTATAAATCTCAAAGCACAAAAGGAATACTTAGAACCGGTCCATCAGAAAGTTATAGAAAAATACATCTCTGGCTTGTTGGATGACCGTCTGGAAAACAGGATGAGAAACAGAGCCAAGTTCTTCTACGAAAGAGGTCAGTATTTGAAGGCAATAACTTTGCTTTACGAAGCTATACTGGTAAAAGGTATAAGGATTTTAGGCTTGGGAGGTGAGCAAAACTACAAAAATAGGGAATATGTAAAAGCCTTTCTGGATAGAAGAGGTGATGAAAGGTGGCTCAAGTTTAGAAATCTTAGGAATACCTGCGTCCACGGGTCTGACCCTGAAGCTAATGTTCGCAGTGCTACCAGTTCAGAAGATGAATTCAAGAAAATCTTTGAACTGGGTTTTGAAATCTTTGAAAACTTAACTTAAGGAGGGTGGAAATGCAAAAAGAGATCTACCTTCTTAAAACCATCACACCACTTCACATAGGCGCAGGTCAAGGGTTGGGGCATGTTGATCTGCCTGTGGTGCGCGAAGTGCATACCAACTTTCCCTATATTCCCGGAACGAGCTTGAAGGGAGCGCTGAGAAACTGGGAAATAAACCAAGTTGCAATGACAATTGGAGAAAAGCCTTCGCAGGTAGAGGAAAAGCTAACCAAAGGTGAGCTAAAAGACGAGAGTATGCTAAGGCTTGCAAAGATCTTTGGCGTTGCGGGAGAGGGAGCGGAAGAAGGAGGAGAGGTGGGAGCGGGAAAAGTTTTGTTTTCCGATGGCTTTATCTTACTTTTCCCTGTAAAATCTGCAAAGGGAATATTTTCCCTAACTACATGCCCCTATGCCATAAACAGGTTCTTTGAGTTTGTAGGACTTGACCAAAGGATAAAAGAAGTGCAAGAGGGTAAGGTAAAGGTTTTGGATACAAAGGATCACAAAAATTTAATAAATGGTAAGCTTTTGCTTGAGGAGTTTATTTTTGAAGCGGAAGATTCACAAGAGCTAAAAGGCTTTGTTGAACTTTTAAAGGGTTTTTTGGGAGAAGAAAACATAAAAAGGCTCGTGTGCGTAAGCGATACGGACTTTACAGACTTTGTAAGCAACTACACAGAAGTTCAAACGCACATAAAGATAGATCTGGATACGGGCACCGTCAAAGAAAAAGCCCTATGGACAGAAGAATACGTTCCCGCTGAATCTGTTTTTGTGTTTGGCTTGACCTTCTTAGAGGATATAGAATACTCTCCGCCTTCTACCTTTCACCTTGGTGGAGACATAACTACGGGTAAAGGCTTTGTTAAGGTTCAAAGGTTGGAGGTGCAAAGATGAAAAGTAAGGTTCAGGAGGTTGCAAAGTTGGCTTATGAGTGTGTAATGCAAGTAAAAGACAAAGATTTTGCGTCAAAATACTTATCTTATGCAAGAAAATTACCTTCTATGATAACTCACAACGGCCTTTTAGTCACGGTTGCTTTTGCGAAAGCTAAAAAAGAGCAAGCTTGGAAAACACTTTTGGAACACATAGAAAGCTTTTTGAGGAAAGAAGGGATAAAAAAGGATAAAAAGGACCTAATAGAGTTCCTTTCCGATTGCGAAGTTCAGGAATACAGGTTGATAACCAAAAGGGTTTTGGGCTTTTCTATTTGGTTAAAACGAATAGCAGAAGGGGAGATAAAGGATGAAGGTAAAGGAGATTAAACAACTATTAAGTCAAACCGACAATCCCGCATTGCTTTTCAACAAACTTTTACTTTTCAAATATGCAGAACAGATCTCTAAGGGTCAGGAGATAAAAAAGAAAGATTACATAGAGAGTTTTTTGGAGAGTCTCAGAGGAAAAGGAGTATTAAAGCAATCAAAGCTGGAGGGTATCAGTAAAGAAAGCTTTAAGCTAAAAACTGCCTACAGGTTGGTTATTGGGGCTGGCTATCCATCTTTTGTTGAAAACGGTTTTTTGTTTCACCACATA
Above is a genomic segment from Thermocrinis jamiesonii containing:
- the csx2 gene encoding TIGR02221 family CRISPR-associated protein translates to MEKSLLVSFIGGSKGKRAYEKTKYRFSEEEVRESYLFGIALFEHLRQKGENLELLFVGTTGSGWSELINVKQSQDQEIDELFDRITKLEEEQKVSDDVLSEWIDKVKESVGAEIHYVLLENPPELENISKSVIQKVLSLGDYKKIILDITHAYRFVPYVVFLDLMIIKKLKGFELEIYYGFLEFTLEDGSKPVKRLSHLEELVKLNEALSLFENAGDFRRYFQLAGVDESFARKTYFEVEINRPATKPLRNLINLKAQKEYLEPVHQKVIEKYISGLLDDRLENRMRNRAKFFYERGQYLKAITLLYEAILVKGIRILGLGGEQNYKNREYVKAFLDRRGDERWLKFRNLRNTCVHGSDPEANVRSATSSEDEFKKIFELGFEIFENLT
- the cmr4 gene encoding type III-B CRISPR module RAMP protein Cmr4 — translated: MQKEIYLLKTITPLHIGAGQGLGHVDLPVVREVHTNFPYIPGTSLKGALRNWEINQVAMTIGEKPSQVEEKLTKGELKDESMLRLAKIFGVAGEGAEEGGEVGAGKVLFSDGFILLFPVKSAKGIFSLTTCPYAINRFFEFVGLDQRIKEVQEGKVKVLDTKDHKNLINGKLLLEEFIFEAEDSQELKGFVELLKGFLGEENIKRLVCVSDTDFTDFVSNYTEVQTHIKIDLDTGTVKEKALWTEEYVPAESVFVFGLTFLEDIEYSPPSTFHLGGDITTGKGFVKVQRLEVQR
- the cmr5 gene encoding type III-B CRISPR module-associated protein Cmr5; the protein is MKSKVQEVAKLAYECVMQVKDKDFASKYLSYARKLPSMITHNGLLVTVAFAKAKKEQAWKTLLEHIESFLRKEGIKKDKKDLIEFLSDCEVQEYRLITKRVLGFSIWLKRIAEGEIKDEGKGD